The genomic interval TGGATACTCATTACGATGGAATAGCAGTTTTTGATGCCGATAACTTAGTTGATAAGAATTTCTTAAAAGAAATGAACAATAAAATGTGTGAAGGATTTAAGGTTGTTCAAGGATATATAGATTCTAAGAATCCACAAGATTCATGGATAACAGAATCTTATGCCATAGCATTTACATCAGCTAATAGAATGCTTCAATTAGCTAAGAGTAATATAGGGCTATCAGCTCAAATAGGTGGAACAGGATTCGTTATAGATACTGCAACTCTTAAAAAGTTAGGATGGGGAGCTACTTGCTTAACAGAAGACTTAGAGTTTAGTTGTAAGCTTATATTAAATGGAGAAAAAGTAGGTTGGGCACATGATGCCATAATATATGATGAAAAACCATTAACTTTAAAAGCTTCATGGAACCAAAGAAAGAGATGGATGCAAGGATTTGCAGATGTTGCTACTAGATATGGAATGAAACTTTTAAAGAAATCTATAAAAGATAGAAGCTTAGTTGCTTTTGACTGTACTTTATATGTAATGCAACCATTTGTTACTTTAGCAACTGGATTAGCTGGTTTATTAACTTTTGTACAAATAAGAGCAGTAGATGGTCTTGGAATATTCGTTATAAGTTATTTATTTAATGCCACAGTATGGCAATTATTCTGTGTATTCCAATTCTTATTAACACCATTTGCTTTATTATTTGATAAAAAGATGAGCGGAAAGTTATTCGTAGTTTTAGGACTATATGCATGTAACGTATTTATACAACCATACTTAATAAATCAATTAGGTATATTAGACAATATAATGTTATTAACATTATTCAATGTGGCTTATATAGGAATATTCTTAATAGGAACATTATTATTCCTAGGAAAGAGAAATTTCCAAATATTCTATAGATATTTAATTTATCCATTATACATATTAACTTGGATACCAATAACAATCCAAGGTATAATCGATAAAGATAAAAAAGAATGGTCACATACTAAACACGTTAGACAAATCGGAATATACGAAGTTTAATTATTATAAGACATCCATTAATGGATGTCTTATATTTTTGCTGTAAAAATGATTACGAGAGTATAAAGTTGACAATATTATTAGAAGATATTTATTTAAATAAGGTAAGTTTTTGTATTTTAAAATCTTTTGATATAATTAATAATCGTGAAGTACTATAAAGATATGTTCGATGGGAACAAATGTTTGACAATGTATTTTTAAAGAATTATACTATTTTAGTAAATTGAAAGGATGATATATAAATGTTTGGATTAATAAGTTATGAGGAGATATATGGACATGAGGACGAGTATATCTTTATAGATGTTAGAAGCCAAAAGGAAGCCTTTGAAGAGCCTATGATAGGGTCTGTAAATATCCCAGTGCTTTTAAATGAAGAGAGAGATGTAGTCGGAACTTTATATGTTAGAGAAAGTGCAGAGGCTGCAAAAGAGCAAGGAATAGAATTCATCTCTAGAAGATTGCCTGAAATATTTAAACAAGTTCAAGAGCTTTATAGAAATAAGCATGGTAAAAAACTTGTTATTTTTTGTGCAAGAGGTGGAATGAGAAGTGGAAGTCTACATTCATTACTAAATAGTTTAGGAATAAATTGTTATAAATTAGAAGGCGGATATAAAGCATATAGAAGTTTTATAATAAATAAAATAGAAGAATTCTCAAAGGAAATTGATTTTATAGTATTATACGGAAATACTGGTGTAGGAAAAACAGAAATGCTATATAAATTAGAAGAAAAGGGATATGATGTTTTAGACTTAGAAGGATGCGCAAATCATAGAGGTTCAATTCTTGGAGGAGTTGGATTAGGTGATTGCAATACTCAAAAGAGATTTGATGCATTAGTTTATGATAAACTTAGACATAGAAATTCTAACATTGTATTTATTGAAGGAGAAAGTAAAAGAATAGGAAGAATTCTAATACCTGATCCTTTATTTGAAAAGATGTATGAAGGTGCAAAACTTAAAATAAGTGCAGATCCAGAGATTAGAGCAGAGAGATTAGTTAAGGAATATACTGCCTTTGAAAATGTAAATGAACAATTAGATGAAGCTTTAGGAGTTCTTAAAAAGCATATAAGTCAAGAAAGAGTGGAACAATATAAAGACTTAGTAGCCAAAGGTGACTATAAGAAAGTAGCCTTAGAACTTATGGAAAAATATTATGATCCTAGATATGGAACAAGTGCAAAGAAAAAAACATTTAGAAATGAATTAGAGATAAATGACATAGAAAATGAATTATTTAAATTAGAGGAAATATATAAAGAGATTTCAGAGGAATTAAGGGAGGATGTATATGAGCAATAAAAATAACAATTATGATGTTACCTCTTTAACTTCTTTAGAAAAGTTAGAACCAGTAAGAGTAAGACCAGGAATGTACATAGGTTCTACAGGAAGCAAGGGACTTCATCATTGTATATGGGAAATATTAGATAACTCTATAGACGAAATATCAAATGGATATGGAAATAAGGCTAAGGTTATTTTAAATAAAGATAAAAGTGTAACTGTAATAGATAATGGAAGAGGAATTCCTACGGGAATGCATCCAATAAAGAAAAAAACTGGTGTTGAAATGGTATTTACAGAGCTTCACACTGGTGGTAAGTTTAATAACCAAAACTATAAGACTTCTGGAGGACTTCATGGTGTTGGAGCAGCCGTTGTTAATGCCTTATCAAGATGGCTAGAAGTTGAAGTAAAACAAAATGGAAAAATATATAGACAAAGATTTGAATATGCTTATGACAAAGAGCTTAAAAAAGATATGCCAGGAACACCAGTAACTCCATTAGAAGTAGTAGGAGAATCTAAGGAAACTGGAACAAAGGTTACTTTTTTACCAGATAGAGAAGTATTTTCAACATCAGATTTTAAATTTGACATAATAGATGAAAGATTACAAGAATTAGCTTTCCAAAATAAAGGAATAAGATTAGAACTTATTGATAATAGAAAAGAAGAAAGCGTAAGTAAAGAATATTACTCTGAAAGAGGACTTTTAGACTTTATAGATTATTTAAATGAAAGTAAAACCCCTCTGCATCCAACTCCTGTTTTATTTGAAGGAGAAAAAGAAGTAAATAACATACAAATGTATGGAGAGATATGTCTTCAATTTACTGATTCAACAACAGAGAATATAGTTAGTTACGTAAATAATATTCCTACTACAGAAGCTGGTACTCATGAGACTGGTTTTAAAACAGGAATGACTCGTGCTTTTAAAGAATGGGCTAAAAAGCTTAACCTTATAAAAGAAAAAGATAAGGAATTTGAAGGTGATGATTTAAGAGAAGGTATGACAGCTATTGTCAGAATAAAAATCACAAATCCAGTCTTTGAAGGTCAAACAAAAACTAAGCTTGGAAATAATGAAGCTTACACAATGATGAATGATTTAGCTTACACTAAGTTTGGTCATTGGATAGAGGATAATAAAGAAGTTGCAACTATGATTATAAATAATGCCTTAGATGCAGCTGCTAGAAGAGAAAAAATTAAAAAGATTAATGATGCAGAGAGAAAGAAAATAGGAAAAGGAACAGCACCTTTAGCAGGAAAGGTTGCAGTATGCACATTAAAAAATAAAGAAGCTAATGAATTCATAGTAGTTGAGGGAGATTCAGCAGGTGGATCAGCTAAGCAAGCTAGAGATAGAAGATTCCAAACAATAATGCCTTCAAAAGGTAAAATAATGAATACAGAAAAACAAAAGTTAGAAAATGTTATAGCTTCTGAGGAATTAAAAATCTTTAACACTGCCATAGGTACAGGAATTTTAGATAATTATAATGAAGAAGATTTAAAATATGACAAAATAATAATAATGAGTGATGCTGACGTAGATGGATATCATATAAGAACTCTTTGGATGACATATATCTATAGATACATGAGACCTCTTATAGCTAATGGTCATCTTTATTTAGCACAACCACCTCTTTATAAAGTTGCTAAATCAGGTAAGGGTAAAGATAAGATTCTTTATGCTTATAGTGATGACGAATTAGAAGAAGTTAAAAAGAAGGTAGGAAAGGGAGCAACTATTCAAAGATTTAAAGGACTTGGAGAAATGAATCCAGACCAATTATGGGAGACAACTTTAAATCCAGAAACAAGAACTTTAGTACAAGTTACTATAGAAGATGCCGCTAAGGCTGAAAAAATGGTTTCTTTATTAATGGGTGATGTTGTTCAGCCTAGAAAGAACTATATGTATAAGTATGCTGAGTTCTAAAGGAGGAGATTAAATGGCTAAGAAGAATATTGAAATACCTAAGGATAATAATATTATTAGAATGCCTCTTGAAGAGGTTATGCCTGATAACTATTTACCTTATGCAGTAGAAGTTGCTAAGGATAGAGCACTTCCAGATGTAAGAGATGGATTAAAGCCTGTACACAGAAGAATTTTATATGGTGCATATATGTTAAAGGCTTTTCCAGATAAACCTTATTACAAATCAGCTAGAATAGTAGGGGATATACTAGGTAAATATCACCCACATGGAGATAGTTCAGTTTATGATGCCATGGTAATTCTAGCTCAAAATTTTAGTACAAGAGCTCCCCTTATTGATGGACACGGAAACTGGGGAAGTATAGATGGAGATGGAGCAGCGGCTATGAGATATACAGAGGCTAGACTTTCTAGTATATCTATGGAGATGCTTAGAGATATAGAAAAAAATGTAGTAGATATGGTTCCAAACTACTCAGATTCTGAAATGGAACCTAAGGTATTACCAGCTAGATATCCAAACCTTTTAGTAAATGGTACTTTTGGTATAGCAGTTGGACTTTCAACTAATATACCACCACATAATTTAAGAGAAGTTATAGATGGTACTTTAGCTTATATAGATAATAATGAAATTACTACTAGAGAATTAATGAATTATATAAAAGGGCCAGATCTTCCAACAGGAGGAGTTTTAATTGGTGAGAAAACTCTATTATCTGCTTATGAAACAGGTGAAGGAAAAGTAACTTTAAGAGCTAAGGCTAAAATTGAAACTTTAGAAAATGGAAGACTTGGAATAGTAATAACTGAATTCCCTTATAGAAGAAATAAGGCTAGAATACTTCAAACAATATCAGATATGACTGGTGACAAGAGACATGCTAAAGCTTTAGATGGAATAGTGGATATTAGGGATGAGTCAGATAGAACTGGTATAAGAGCCGTAATAGAATTTAAGAAGGCTGTAGATCACGATATGGCTGATAAGGTTCTTAAGTATCTTTATAAGAAAACTGATCTTCAAGGTAACATAAGCTTTAATATGGTTGCCTTAGCAGATGGAAAGCCAGAGACTATGGGATTAAAAACAATAATATCTCATTATGTAAACCATCAAAAGGATGTTGTTACAAGAAGAACAAAAAGAGAGTTAGAAGTAGCAGAAAAGAGATTCCACATAGTTGAAGGTTTCATAAAGGCTATAGGAATAATGGATGAAGTTATAGCTACAATTAGAGCTTCAAAATCAAAGAAAGATGCTCATGAGAATTTAGTTTCAAAATTTGGATTTACTGACTTACAGGCAGAGGCAATTCTAGAATTAATGCTTTATAGATTAACTGGATTAGAGATAAAAGTATTCCAAAAAGAGCATAAAGAGTTATCAAAGAAAATAAAGGCACTTAGAAAAATTTTAGAAAATGAGTCAGTTCTTTTAGGTGTTATAAAAGATGAATTAAAAGAAGTGGCTGAAGTTTATGGTGATGAAAGAAGAACTGCCTTAATAGAAGATGAAAGCGAAGCTAAGATAGATTTAGAAGAGTTAATAGTAGCAGAAGATGTTATGGTTACTCTATCAAATGAAGGATTTATAAAGAAGCTTCCTCTTAAGACTTATAATCGTTCAAATGTTGATGAAAATGAAATTGAATATAGAGAAGGAGATTATTTAAAATTCCTTATTAAATCAAATACTAAGGATACCTTAGCTATATTCACTGATAAGGGAACTGTTTATCAAATAAAATGTAATTCTGTAGCAGATAAGAAATGGAAAGATAAAGGAGAAAGACTTGAGGATTTAATAAGAGGATTAAGTTTAGAAGATGAAAAAATTATTGCTCTTGAATCAATTGAGAATTTCCTTCCAAACAAATGCTTTAAGTTTATAACTGCTAATGGATTAATAAAGAAGACTACTTTAGATAAATTTGTTACTGCTTACTCAAAGCTGATGGCTATAAAGCTTAAGAATGATGATTTATTAGCAAGTGTATCTTTAATAGATTCACAGGATGAAGAAAGATTTGTTGAAATTGAAACAACTAATGGATTAAACTTTGTTGTTTCAGAACCAGAATTAGAGTTTACAGATAGAAATATACTAGGAGTTCAATTAGTACCATTAAAGAGTGGTAACCAAATTAAGAGTATAAGATTTGTAGATAACTATGAATATAAAGAATTCATCATAGGAATAAATAAAAAGGGAAATATAAAAACTTTCAGTAATATGAATAGCAATTCTTATGAAAAGGTAAAAGTTAATTCATTTAGAAACATAATTGCTTTCTCAAATAAAGGAAAGGTATTTAAATTCCCAGCATACTTACTTCAAAATACAGAAGAAAGTAATATTTCAGATTTAGTAGATGGATTTGAAAAGGATGAAATTATAATAAAAGTAGCACCTATAAATGAGTTTGGAAAAATAGGTGAAGATTTATTTGTTTACTTCTTCTCAAGAGAAGGATTAGTTAAAAAGACATCTTTAAGAGAGTTCTTAGGAGAATTTAATAATCAAATAGCTTATAAGTTTAAAACTCCAAAGGATGAATTAGTAAATGTAGATATAAATTTTGAAAATGCTACAGTAATCTTAGTAACTAAGAATGGTATGGGAATTAAATTTTTAGCTACAGCTATTAATCCAATGGGAAGAGTAGCTTCAGGGGTAACAGGAATAAGCTTAAAAGATGATAATAAGGTTATATTTGTTAAGGTTATACCACCATCTGAAGATATTGATGATAAAACTTTAGAGGCGTATAATGACTATAAAAAAGAATTAACTAGTAATTATGAAAAACTTATTTTAGAGTCTAAGCAAAAAGAAAAGGCTGAAGTCAATATTGAAGATATTAAACTACAAAATAGAGCAGGAAGAGGAAGTAGTTTAATGATTTTAGTATTGGAAGACTATATAAGGGACGTAATTATTAAGTAGGAGGTATGGTCATGAAAAAAGTATTAGTATTTTTAGCAGAAGGTTTTGAGACTATAGAAGCATTATCTGTTGTAGATGTTTGTAATAGGGCTAAGGTAACATGTCATGCATGTAGCCTTACAGAAAATAGAACTGTTAATAGTGCTCATGGAACAATGGTGCTTTGTGATAAATTAATATCAGATAATGATTTAGAAACTTATGATGCAATTGTACTTCCAGGTGGAATGCCAGGATCAACAAATCTTAGAGATAATGAGAAAGTACAATCATTAATAAAGAAATATAATAAAGAAAATAAAATTGTGGCTGCAATATGTGCAGCTCCAATAGCTTTAGCTAAGGCTGGAGTTATTGAAGGAAAGAAGGTTACAAGTTATCCAGGGTTTAAAGAGGAACTTGGAAATGTTAATTATGTAGAAGAGGACACAGTAGTTGTGGATGGAAACATAATAACTAGTAGAGGACCTGCAACTGCCTTAGTATTTGGATTAGAAATATTAAAAAAGTTAGGATATGAAAAAGAAGCAGAGGAAATAAGAGAGGGAATGCTTATTAACTTTTTCTTAGAAAAAGAAGGTAAGTAGAACTTTTATAATTTAAAGAGAGTTGTATCAAAATAACTTACAAATAAAATTTATAAACATATTTGGAAAATTACTTAGTTAATCTAAGAAGTTTATAGTAAATATTCCATTTATAAATTTTCTTTTGAGTTTTGATACGGCTCTTTTTTTTTTTACAAGCTTATTAGGTATGTTAAAATATAATAAGATTTAATATATTTGGAGGGAAATATATGCAAAAAATAGTTTTAAATAATGGTGTTAGATTATTATATAAATTTAAAGATATAGAACATACATCTTTTTGCATAAGCTTAGAGAGCGGAGCTAATGTAGAACATAAAGATGAAATAGGAATGGCACATGCCCTAGAGCATATTTTATTTAAAGGAAATGAGAAGCTTAAGGAAGATGAGATAAATGAAAAATTAGATGATTTATTTGGATTTAATAATGCTATGACTAATTTCCCTTATGTTATTTATTATGGAACTACTGCAAAGGAAGATTTTGAAGAAGGATTTTCTTTATATGCAGATATAGTTTTAAATTCAGATCTTCAGGAATTTGGTTTTTCAGAAGAATTAAATGTTATAAAACAAGAAAGTGATGAGTGGAAAGAAGATTTAGAGCAACATGTAGAGGACCTTGCTTTAATGAATGGCTTACCAGATGAAAGAATAGGAAACTTAATAATAGGAGAAAAAAATCATATAGAAGCTATAAGTTTTCAAGGGTTAAAAGATTTTTATGAAAGAAATTATCTAAGTGAAAATATGATTGTCTCAGTTGTTTCCTCTCTTTCTTTAGAAGAAGTAAAAGAGATTGTAGAGAAAAATTTTAATAGAGCAAAGAGAGGAAAAATATCTAAATATAATTTAGAAAGAAATATTAATTGTGGCATATTCTCTAAAAAGATAGAGGGAAATACTGGGGCAAAAATATGCTGTTTATTTGATATAAATGATTTAAGTATGGAAGAGGTAACTTTACTTAAGGTATTTAATCTTTGGTTTGGTGAAGGGGTAAGCTCCGTATTATACGATGAAATTAGAACTAAGAATGGACTAGCTTATGAAGTTTATAGTGAAGTTAAGTATGAAAAGGGAATAAGATTATTTAAAATTTATTTAGGAACCTCTAAGGAAAAGGAAGAAGAAGCCTTAGGACTTATTGAAAAGTGTATATCAAAGGCTATGGATATAGAAGATTATTTAAGTGAAGAGGGATTAAATAAACTAATAAAGAGATTTAAGCTTAAAAATTCATTAGATTTAGAAAAAAGTATAGTTCTTGCTAATAGAATGGCTATATATGAAACTATGTTTAATAGAGGAGAATATATTTTTGAAGAATTAAACTTAGTTGAAAACTTAAGTTTAAAAGATATGAAAAATTTAATTAAAAGAGTTTTAAAGAAATCCATTGTGCAAATAATTAACTAAGAGGTGATGGCGTGAGAGAGCAGTGGCTACTTAAACAAAGAAAAAGAGATGAAATAGAAAATTTAAAGGAAGAATTAAATATAGATTTATTAACATCTATCCTTTTAGTGAATAGAAATATAAAAGATGAAAAAGATGCACGTGAATTTTTATTTGGTGGAATTGAAAATTTAAATAACCCTTATCTTATGAAAGATATGGAGAAAGGGGTTAAAAGGGTAAAAGAAGCCATAGAAAAGGGAGATAAAATAACCATATATGGAGATTATGATTGCGACGGTGTATCAAGTACTTCAATTCTTTATAAAGGGTTAAAAAGATGCAATGCTAACTTTAATTATCATATTCCAGATAGGGAAGATGAAGGGTATGGTATGAACTCTAAGAGAGTTAAAATTTTAAAGGAAGAGGGCACTAAGGTTATTTTAACTTGTGACAATGGAATTGCAGCCTTTGAAGAAATAGATTTAGCTGAGAATTTAGGCATGGATGTAATATTAACAGATCATCATGATATTCCTTTAGTTAAAGATGAAAATGGAGAGATAAATAAAGAAGTTCCAAAGGCTTATGCTGTTATAAATCCTAAACAAGAAGACTGTAATTATCCATTTAAATCCCTATGTGGAGCAGGAATTGCCTTTAAATTTATATGTGCATTATATAAAGAACTAGGGATTCCACAGAAGGAAGCTTTAGAATTATTAGAGATTTGTGCAATTGCTACTGTGTGTGATGTAGTTGATCTATTAGGAGAAAATAGAATAATAGTAAAAAATGGCTTAGAAATGCTTAATAATACTAAAAATAAAGGATTAATAGCTTTAAAGAAATATACAGGTCTTGAAGGAAAGGAAATGGCACAATATCACTTAGGGTTTGTTATAGGCCCTTGTATAAATGCCACTGGAAGACTTGAAACAGCTGACTTATCTGTTGAATTGCTTTTAGCTGAAGATGATGAAAGGGCAGATACTTTAGCTAAGGAGCTTTTTGAGCTTAATCAAAGAAGACAGGAATTAACTAAAGACAGCGTTGATATGGTAATAAAGCAAATAGAAGATAATAATATGGAAAATGACAAGGTTATTTTAGTTTATAATCCTTATATACATGAAAGTATTGCTGGAATTGTAGCAGGGAGAATAAAAGAAAAATATAATGTTCCTACAATAATAATGACTAAAGGAAAAGATATGCCTAAGGGATCTGCAAGGTCTATAGAGGAATATAATATTTTTGAGGAATTATCAAAATGTAAAGAGCTTATAAGCAAATTTGGAGGACATCCAATGGCTGCTGGTTTATCTGTTGAAGAAAAAAACATACCTATATTAAGAAATATGTTATTAGAAAACTGTAAATTAACAGATTATGATATAATACCAAAGGTTAGAATAGATGTTAAATTACCTTTAGAAAGTTTAAATTATGGATTAGTAGATAGTTTAGATAAGTTAGAACCCTTTGGAAAAGGAAATTCTAGCCCGCTTTTTGGAGAGAAAGATGTTAAAGTAAGCAGAGTTTGGATAATGGGAAAAGAGCAGAATGTAATTAAGTTTAGATGTAAATTAAGAAATAGTTACAAAACCATAGATGCCATAGCCTTTGGAAATAAGGTTGAGGAATTTAAAGAAGATTTTGCTAATAAATATGGAGAAGAGGAATTATTAAGAGTATTAGATGGTGGAAATTGCAACTTTAGCGTTGATTTAATTTATTACCCAAATATAAATGAGTTTAATGGGAATAAATCTATTCAAGCTAATGTAAAATACTTTAGATTATAAAATTAAAGGAGCAATATTTTAAAATATTGCTCCAATGTTTTGTATATAATTAGGCATAAATTAATCATATACAATATTAATATTTAATTTTATTTAACAGTAGACTTTAATAGGTTCAGGTTAAATTCCTTTTTCGTATTGTTCTACCATTCTTTTAACCATTTCTCCACCAACGCTTCCGCATTGTTTAGAACTTAAATCTCCATTGTAATCTGAGAATGGTACTCCCATTTCAGCTGCTACTTCATTTTTGAATTTTGAT from Clostridium perfringens carries:
- a CDS encoding glycosyltransferase family 2 protein is translated as MEKYIFWVTAIFQIGVFALMLYYLFIALFGFYKKKDTKTFEPQKKFAMLVAAHNEEVVIENLVESLKHLDYPKELYDIFVIADNCTDNTAKIARAAGANVFERFNKEKRGKGFALEWMFDKIFKMDTHYDGIAVFDADNLVDKNFLKEMNNKMCEGFKVVQGYIDSKNPQDSWITESYAIAFTSANRMLQLAKSNIGLSAQIGGTGFVIDTATLKKLGWGATCLTEDLEFSCKLILNGEKVGWAHDAIIYDEKPLTLKASWNQRKRWMQGFADVATRYGMKLLKKSIKDRSLVAFDCTLYVMQPFVTLATGLAGLLTFVQIRAVDGLGIFVISYLFNATVWQLFCVFQFLLTPFALLFDKKMSGKLFVVLGLYACNVFIQPYLINQLGILDNIMLLTLFNVAYIGIFLIGTLLFLGKRNFQIFYRYLIYPLYILTWIPITIQGIIDKDKKEWSHTKHVRQIGIYEV
- the mnmH gene encoding tRNA 2-selenouridine(34) synthase MnmH, whose protein sequence is MFGLISYEEIYGHEDEYIFIDVRSQKEAFEEPMIGSVNIPVLLNEERDVVGTLYVRESAEAAKEQGIEFISRRLPEIFKQVQELYRNKHGKKLVIFCARGGMRSGSLHSLLNSLGINCYKLEGGYKAYRSFIINKIEEFSKEIDFIVLYGNTGVGKTEMLYKLEEKGYDVLDLEGCANHRGSILGGVGLGDCNTQKRFDALVYDKLRHRNSNIVFIEGESKRIGRILIPDPLFEKMYEGAKLKISADPEIRAERLVKEYTAFENVNEQLDEALGVLKKHISQERVEQYKDLVAKGDYKKVALELMEKYYDPRYGTSAKKKTFRNELEINDIENELFKLEEIYKEISEELREDVYEQ
- a CDS encoding DNA gyrase/topoisomerase IV subunit B — its product is MSNKNNNYDVTSLTSLEKLEPVRVRPGMYIGSTGSKGLHHCIWEILDNSIDEISNGYGNKAKVILNKDKSVTVIDNGRGIPTGMHPIKKKTGVEMVFTELHTGGKFNNQNYKTSGGLHGVGAAVVNALSRWLEVEVKQNGKIYRQRFEYAYDKELKKDMPGTPVTPLEVVGESKETGTKVTFLPDREVFSTSDFKFDIIDERLQELAFQNKGIRLELIDNRKEESVSKEYYSERGLLDFIDYLNESKTPLHPTPVLFEGEKEVNNIQMYGEICLQFTDSTTENIVSYVNNIPTTEAGTHETGFKTGMTRAFKEWAKKLNLIKEKDKEFEGDDLREGMTAIVRIKITNPVFEGQTKTKLGNNEAYTMMNDLAYTKFGHWIEDNKEVATMIINNALDAAARREKIKKINDAERKKIGKGTAPLAGKVAVCTLKNKEANEFIVVEGDSAGGSAKQARDRRFQTIMPSKGKIMNTEKQKLENVIASEELKIFNTAIGTGILDNYNEEDLKYDKIIIMSDADVDGYHIRTLWMTYIYRYMRPLIANGHLYLAQPPLYKVAKSGKGKDKILYAYSDDELEEVKKKVGKGATIQRFKGLGEMNPDQLWETTLNPETRTLVQVTIEDAAKAEKMVSLLMGDVVQPRKNYMYKYAEF
- a CDS encoding DNA topoisomerase IV subunit A: MAKKNIEIPKDNNIIRMPLEEVMPDNYLPYAVEVAKDRALPDVRDGLKPVHRRILYGAYMLKAFPDKPYYKSARIVGDILGKYHPHGDSSVYDAMVILAQNFSTRAPLIDGHGNWGSIDGDGAAAMRYTEARLSSISMEMLRDIEKNVVDMVPNYSDSEMEPKVLPARYPNLLVNGTFGIAVGLSTNIPPHNLREVIDGTLAYIDNNEITTRELMNYIKGPDLPTGGVLIGEKTLLSAYETGEGKVTLRAKAKIETLENGRLGIVITEFPYRRNKARILQTISDMTGDKRHAKALDGIVDIRDESDRTGIRAVIEFKKAVDHDMADKVLKYLYKKTDLQGNISFNMVALADGKPETMGLKTIISHYVNHQKDVVTRRTKRELEVAEKRFHIVEGFIKAIGIMDEVIATIRASKSKKDAHENLVSKFGFTDLQAEAILELMLYRLTGLEIKVFQKEHKELSKKIKALRKILENESVLLGVIKDELKEVAEVYGDERRTALIEDESEAKIDLEELIVAEDVMVTLSNEGFIKKLPLKTYNRSNVDENEIEYREGDYLKFLIKSNTKDTLAIFTDKGTVYQIKCNSVADKKWKDKGERLEDLIRGLSLEDEKIIALESIENFLPNKCFKFITANGLIKKTTLDKFVTAYSKLMAIKLKNDDLLASVSLIDSQDEERFVEIETTNGLNFVVSEPELEFTDRNILGVQLVPLKSGNQIKSIRFVDNYEYKEFIIGINKKGNIKTFSNMNSNSYEKVKVNSFRNIIAFSNKGKVFKFPAYLLQNTEESNISDLVDGFEKDEIIIKVAPINEFGKIGEDLFVYFFSREGLVKKTSLREFLGEFNNQIAYKFKTPKDELVNVDINFENATVILVTKNGMGIKFLATAINPMGRVASGVTGISLKDDNKVIFVKVIPPSEDIDDKTLEAYNDYKKELTSNYEKLILESKQKEKAEVNIEDIKLQNRAGRGSSLMILVLEDYIRDVIIK
- a CDS encoding DJ-1 family glyoxalase III, with the translated sequence MKKVLVFLAEGFETIEALSVVDVCNRAKVTCHACSLTENRTVNSAHGTMVLCDKLISDNDLETYDAIVLPGGMPGSTNLRDNEKVQSLIKKYNKENKIVAAICAAPIALAKAGVIEGKKVTSYPGFKEELGNVNYVEEDTVVVDGNIITSRGPATALVFGLEILKKLGYEKEAEEIREGMLINFFLEKEGK
- a CDS encoding M16 family metallopeptidase; this translates as MQKIVLNNGVRLLYKFKDIEHTSFCISLESGANVEHKDEIGMAHALEHILFKGNEKLKEDEINEKLDDLFGFNNAMTNFPYVIYYGTTAKEDFEEGFSLYADIVLNSDLQEFGFSEELNVIKQESDEWKEDLEQHVEDLALMNGLPDERIGNLIIGEKNHIEAISFQGLKDFYERNYLSENMIVSVVSSLSLEEVKEIVEKNFNRAKRGKISKYNLERNINCGIFSKKIEGNTGAKICCLFDINDLSMEEVTLLKVFNLWFGEGVSSVLYDEIRTKNGLAYEVYSEVKYEKGIRLFKIYLGTSKEKEEEALGLIEKCISKAMDIEDYLSEEGLNKLIKRFKLKNSLDLEKSIVLANRMAIYETMFNRGEYIFEELNLVENLSLKDMKNLIKRVLKKSIVQIIN
- the recJ gene encoding single-stranded-DNA-specific exonuclease RecJ, coding for MREQWLLKQRKRDEIENLKEELNIDLLTSILLVNRNIKDEKDAREFLFGGIENLNNPYLMKDMEKGVKRVKEAIEKGDKITIYGDYDCDGVSSTSILYKGLKRCNANFNYHIPDREDEGYGMNSKRVKILKEEGTKVILTCDNGIAAFEEIDLAENLGMDVILTDHHDIPLVKDENGEINKEVPKAYAVINPKQEDCNYPFKSLCGAGIAFKFICALYKELGIPQKEALELLEICAIATVCDVVDLLGENRIIVKNGLEMLNNTKNKGLIALKKYTGLEGKEMAQYHLGFVIGPCINATGRLETADLSVELLLAEDDERADTLAKELFELNQRRQELTKDSVDMVIKQIEDNNMENDKVILVYNPYIHESIAGIVAGRIKEKYNVPTIIMTKGKDMPKGSARSIEEYNIFEELSKCKELISKFGGHPMAAGLSVEEKNIPILRNMLLENCKLTDYDIIPKVRIDVKLPLESLNYGLVDSLDKLEPFGKGNSSPLFGEKDVKVSRVWIMGKEQNVIKFRCKLRNSYKTIDAIAFGNKVEEFKEDFANKYGEEELLRVLDGGNCNFSVDLIYYPNINEFNGNKSIQANVKYFRL
- a CDS encoding alpha/beta-type small acid-soluble spore protein; the protein is MSQHLVPEAKNGLSKFKNEVAAEMGVPFSDYNGDLSSKQCGSVGGEMVKRMVEQYEKGI